The Xiphophorus hellerii strain 12219 chromosome 3, Xiphophorus_hellerii-4.1, whole genome shotgun sequence genome segment GGGTAAATCTGTAAATAttggtaaaacatatttacaaagttcttttttaatttttttaccttaaatgtaatttttttttctacaattgGCTCTTTGAGCTACACTCTTTATCTTCACATGATTCACTGAAAAGTTTTCTGAGTAGTCCAAAACTCAGGACATCATCTTGTAACCTAATCTTACTTCAAACTCCCCGATCTGTCTGTCGTGTTCCTTGATTTTCACCACACTGTTTGTTCACGaatattctctaacaaacttctTAACTTAACAGTACATAAAATACAGGTGCAATAATTACTAATTTAAGAGatagctgaaaaaaaattggTCACATTAAGACTACAAGTAACTGAGATTTTATATTCCGCCTGCTTGGATGATTAAAAGGTGAGACTACAAGTAAGATCtccttaattttgttttcaaccaaATCCAGACCTAAATTGTATGGGGATCTTATCTGGACTTAATAAATACCTGAGAGGATGAGGACAGTGCACCTGCTTAAGCTATTGTTAGAGTATTCCCACTACAAGTATTGCAGCTTGTAGTTTGTTAATTAGACttatataatgtttttatgtctctgAGTCATTTCCTTTGAGATACATGCCAAAACCATGGGGAGATTTACAGAGTAAATGAGCAACCAGGTTAGTTTCTGTCTTCCTGTTTGCTTCAAACCCTTCTTTGAGAAATTGCATTACAAACTCCAGGAGAACAAAAACAGCCTTGTATGTACTCATCCCACCTGCTATGTTATACGTATAATAAAATTAAGTGGGGAACACTCCCAGTTCAcaacatgcatttttttgtttggaatTGAATTAAACCTGTCAGAAAAATCTTTAAGCCTTTCTAGTGGACCAATTAGCCGCAAGTGCTGACAGATCTCatgcaaacaaagaaaaccattacttcagcaaaaaaacaactaaagccATGTCCTACTTTAACAATAATCAATGAGAGACCTTACCCTAGCAAACATATCACACACAGGTTTGTCTGGAAACAACAGCAATACGTCCTTTACATTATAGAACATACATGTGTATCATCTTACCTCTCTCTGCTTGGTCTCTGGGCACTCAGAGTGCAAAGTGAGCGTAGCGCCCTCTATGTTGCGAGGCATCGGCGTGGAGCCTGGGTTTATGGTGAACTGGATCTGATCAGGAGAAATCGTGTGGTGCACATAACCCTGAGACATCCCGTCGGGGTCGGCCATGAAGACCAGAGATCCCTCCTCCTCGTCCGCATCGCCCTCCCCTTCAGTTAAAAAAGTGACTCCATCTTCATCGCCTCCACAATGCCCCTCCTCTTCGCCTTCCTCGTCGAGGCGGATGGGGTCTCGCTCGATGAGCACGGTGGTGCGGTCATAGACGCGCCCAGACGAGGATGACGGCTCGGCGATCAGGTCGTCATCTTTGTCATAGTGGATCTTGTCGTCCTCTTCTTCGTCTTCCCGCTCCAGCTGGTCCACCTCCACCTCGAAGTACATTGGCGCCTCTGTTCGAGGGCCATTCTCACTCATGGTCCCTGTCGCCTTGCCTTCCTTTGCAAGAAGGACCGTACAGTGGTTGAATGTGTTACCTGAAAAATGAGAGATAATTATATTTGGCCTTGATTAGATGATAAGTTACTATAAGAAAAGGCAAGGCcataacataattaaaaaaacctaTTGGATTTAATCAGAGTgacatttcattaaataaaaccaaGTGTGTAACTACCATCAAGTCTGCAGGTGGCATTGACAGAGTATGTTACTTGCGTGCCAATATCTAGAAAATGCTCCATGTGTGCTATTTTAGGAATTTTCAATGAAAATGTAATGATACCAAGAACACATAACAACATAGTCAGAGATGACTGTTCATGTTTGATATGACTCTCAAACAGTGTTTGATTTGCATGAAGATGAGTACAACTATTTAAAATCAGCCAAATAATCTGTGAATTGATGGTGTCACCTATAGAGCATACATCAAGAAAGTTGATACATAAACATATGCTTAGTTAGTTCACAAAAGATTTGGTTGCTTTTcaaaattgcaaataaataatataattttatgaCTTGCCTGTAAAACTTTGTTTGGAATACAAATGCAAGCTGAAAATCTTTTAGTTTGACCACATAATATTCTCCATTCCATGTTAAAgaacctttaaaagaaaattacaaatataattGTTATTCTGTCCAGGAAAAaagtttgatcatttatttaatgCTGCTAACCATTTCATGGcaacatatattaaaaaaatcattggagatgtagatgtttttgtgatttttcagcCCAACAATTGATAGGTCTCAAGTTAAATTGAGGAGCAGAAATTACACAATATTTTTGGCTCTTtgttaagttttgtattttttacccATCTTAACCTCAACCAGGAAACCTGAGCTCAGCATTTTTAAGATGTTCTTTAAAAGTTCTTTCAGATggaatctttttttaaaacacacaatatCTGAAACATATCTAATAAGACCTAGTTcatctcataaaaaaaaaaaatagggtgATCCTCATGTTTCAGGAAGACAATCCTGGTACTGAGAACATCCTTTGACACAAAATCTGTTCATCACATCCAGATTTGCAGATAAAATTCTTGCCAAGTTAACCTGCCAAGGTAAAGTCTCAGCCTGAACAGATGAAGCATTTTTCACATCCAAGTTCACAGAAAGCACTGTTGTCATCTTACTGAACAAAGCCCCACAATATGTGTTTTGTCTAAGAAAGAGGATGCACTAAGGCAACTTTAAGGATGCTATTTAGTGTTGTGTCCTTCCTGTAGTCTTGTTctgaaatattgttaaaatattttgcaccatttgtacaaaatacaatgaaatcCTATTGAAGGAGGAATTTGATCAAAATCAggcaaagatggaaaaaaataaagaaaatcaacataTTCAAAATTGATATGAAAAAATTTTGttctatgaaaaaatatattatccaAAAGAGCATTAAAAGAACTTGAAATGACACCAGAATCATTAAAACCCAGCCAAAACACATAGCACTTGTAATAGCCCTTCTAAATGATCAAAATATCATATTTGTTACAGCTAAATATGACAATTTCACTACTAAAAACAGTGAGAGAGAACATTTGGCTTTGAGACAAAAATACCTTTCATCTTTACCATTGGAAATACTTGAAACCTGAAACAGTAAACATAAAAGTTGTTTtggaggagacagaggagcCGATAAAATAATTGCAATTCAAGTAGCAGGAAGCAGAAGTTCGCTGGTGGAAACATATAGCAAATGTcaaaatcagacaaagataataaaaaaaaacaggcttcaAATTATGATCATTTATTATGGGCAAAAATGCTATCCAAACCAAATTATgtataaagaaaaattataaatccCCCCACTAACCTAGTAATTGTCTGTTATTAACTGTTTGCAATAACTTGCAATAGATTAGAAATTGCAAATTTTGGAACACTCTTCCCTACAGAATTACTTAAGTTCAGATCAATTTCATCAAGATTCTTGAGAGGCTtctccaaaatattatttttactatcattattattcatatttattattttttgagcCATCCAGAAGTTAACTTGTTGCTATGCCTCGGATTGTTGCTCAACagcatcacaaaaaaaaaaatgctggagCTTAAGGTCAGGATGTGATGGATAGAGATTCTCTACCTAGATTTCTGCTGAAAAGTAGAATTCATTCTGTCAATAATTGCAATCATACCACCGCACATAGTGGATCAATGCACAGTGGTTGGGTCACAGGTAAAATGTTGCAGCCCAACTTTTTAGCCGCAGATTATAATGAATGACATTTCAGTTAGTAGTGTAAACAAAACAGCCAAATGCAACTCTAAACAATTGAATTTTTAGCCTTGATTAAAGTAACTCAGAGcactggcattttttttttttgcagatttctggaagtttcttccagattagtggagcataaaaactgaatgctggttttccgtgtttggttctgtttcatCCAGTGGTTTATAAACAaactaaagtattttgaaatcttttctcTGAGCTACAATGAGCCAGTGTAATGACTTTAAAACTTGTTCTCctttttaatagttttagtGAGAGCGTAAGCAGCAGCGCTGTGGATCAACTGCAGCttgtctgatttttttaggCAGTCCAGTGAAGACACTGTAGCTGTAAGCAATttactaaagataaacacatgcaTGAGTTTCTCAAGATCTTATTGAGACATTATTCTTTTAATCCTAGAAGTTTTCTCCAGCTGAGGTTGACTTTGTATATAGGTCAATGAAAGTTCAGGACTGAGTCCATCACACCTAAATTTGGAGCTgtagtttctagctgtaatacCCAAAGCCCTGTGCACTCTCGTGATATTGTTGTGTAATAATacaatttcttttaagaaatgAAACGTTAGAGAAACAGGAGAAATATGTAAAGAGGCAAATGCATTTTTCCCTACAGCATCTCTAGAGTGAGGTTAGCTGATTTTACAGAAACGTAGACAGTCAAATCAAAGTCTAGAACTTTATAGAGCCAGTTGGGTAACAATTCAAACAGGGACTGGACACAACTAAAAATGATTTACAGTGTACTAAACCTCATTACAATCCCCAAAATGCAATTACTTTGAACCTTCGTTTCGATGTCCATTTCTCATGACAAGCAGAATCAACTATTTTCGCAAGCAAACGAGCAAAATGTTAGCTAAACATAAACATTTGGAAATCTCACCAGCAGCCGCAACTGTTCAAAAGTTTGACAATGCAATTCCCTTGATTTCTCCAAATGTCAGAACTAAGGTTGTTAGCCAAACACCGTTAGTTAGCAAACTCTATAAGTAGCTAAGACAAACCTGATATCTCAATTTATTTACAGCGTTCCTCCGTTTTATTACTCAATTTAGCGCATTTGTGCGTTTCCCACGTTTAATAACTCCATTATAAACAAACAAGATTCTAATTTTCTCGATAACTCGGGAGTTAAAAGTCAATTAATAGATGCTAGTATGTTAGCATTGCGCAAGCTGTGTCAACTACATATTTCACATCAGACATAGATGTGCTAGGCAGCAACTCTTTAGCTCACGGCTAAGCTAAAGTATTAGCTAGCATCGCTAATGTCGACAGTTGACATCTGGTACCGACCGTGCTGTGCAGataaatggttaaatgatgtTAAAACGACAAGACGACACACCAATGGCAAAGTTTAGCTGGTACAAGGAAATGACAACAACATACATATTTACCTTTCAAAACGTGAGCCCTGTCCCTAAGCTCAGGATGGCAAGCACTTTCTTCCTATCTCCTCCCAACACGGGGATGCCAAACAACGTCACAGATCATAGCTATTTGTGATGAATTATGGGAAACTACATATATAACTCGatcataaaataatttccaaagagcaaaaataaaaagttatatcCTTCCCACACAGGATATGCCAGCAGAAATTAACTTTCACTAttaatttggcaaaaaaatgtaatgtcatTTTATGGAAGTGCAACAAAACCCTGCACATTCAGTGTAGATTTCATTGAATCAAATCATCTTTACATGTCatacacaaaaatactttattaatcgtAGAAGGACATAAAATGTAACTCTTATGTTCTCCAGTGAGATGTAGATgctgatggctgtgggcagcaggcatctcctgtagcagtctgtattacagcggCTCCAGTGAAGACTGAAGAGACAGCTTCTGggttttttcattaatttttttctactaTTCATTTGACCCATAAATAATTATATTCTGTATATAACTCTGTAATTTATGCATAATCCCATTTATTAACttcaatttttataaaagtgcattaatgttttctatttatctACACCATAATCAGTGCTTTTCCTTGCATGCCAAATGCTTATAGCCCCACTGTGTTGTAAAATAGTACAAAACTATTGGGTAGTTTGTGGTATTTTCAATTCTTTTCAATGGATGTGAAACTACTGTATTTTGCTATGTTATTAAAAATGAGGGACTAGTTTGTTAACAGTAATGTAAAGCtgaaaatgaatatttcttttttttttaaagttgtgtaTAATGTACTTATTTtctaaaagcataaataaaatgcaatgtaaagagaaaagtaaaagcagatcacacatttttaaacagttttatatacaaagacattaaaatacaagcatttctttaaataaaatatacatttaaaacttttaggCTTCTACAGATCTACAATAATCAGTGATAATTGGATCacaaaacatactgaaattacaATCATAATTTCTTTAATGTAAATACACTACTTTGCTGTACATAAATGtggtaaaataaatttctacAGTTTGTTTCAAATACTGTACTTCTTTTAGTGTTCCACTTCAGCAAAATAGACATTTTGTGCCTAAGAGGAATGTTAGGTTAGGAAATGCTGAAAGAACtcctgtgttttccttttttctgcaaaatcCTGCTTCGTAGGCGACCTCAGGAGCAAGGAGGCAAAAATAGTGGCTGTGAACAAAGAGAATTCATTATTTGTAGCACACAGAAGAATGATTCCtgttaaacataaaaagaacaaaaataattgcattCATTTTCTTACCCAAAATGGCAACTTCTAATCGATTGTTTGCAGAATTCTTTAAGAGCTCACGGAGAAAGGCTGCTAAATAgttgaacacatttttatgGAACTGAGGTAGCATGGAAATAACCtgaacaacaaggaaaagaaagTTAGTGTCAACGGaacatttaggtttttattccccaacatcagaaaaaaagattgCTGTGATGTTTTTCCTTACTTTCTCACACTGGCCTGCACTGGAGCTGCATTCAAGGCACTGCTGGTAAAAAGGAAAGGGAACCACAGGCTCTGGGAGGGCATCTAAGAAGAGAAGAAGGGCTTCTGCCACTGAATGGTTACTACCGGCTACAGGTTGACAAAGTCAAGGAAACAATTCTTGTGTGAAATATACTGAAGACTAACTATTTTTGTATCACAGAAACAACTCTGTGGTgtctgcaatttaaaaaaacaaaggcaaTGTGGTGACAGAGAGCTTCATGAACTTTCAGTAGTTTCAAAGAGTTTTATTTCactctgaaataaatgtaattaaaattcAACACAGATATGGAGTATTTACATTTGTAAATCTTTACTAAGAGTAGCAAAAGTATACAAAGACCATAACAAagcttttcaaatatttcagtgtttcacttttttaaaactaatcaaTCTTTTTTTGAAAGGATACGAAGAGAATCCGGCATCCCTGAATCAAGACAATCTCTTATTTCAGCAAATTCAGTCCGAAGTCCAGGTTGCTGAAATAAGTCTTCCTGTAAATGGAAAGACTACATTTGGTTTCCCTTAGGACCACATacataaatgatttattgtgtctgacctaaataaaaaaaagtttctgaattaaggcttaaaaaatgaaatatagaTGCAACTCCTTACTTAAATCTACTCCGACTTCCTACGAGCTGCAGGGCATAATTACTTAATCATATTAGCCTCTATGTAGCCTCAGGAGAAATCAAAAActtaaacctttattttaatttaaggaAGGCCTTCTAATTTTAGAATTATATACTTTAAGATATACACTGTTATctaatgaaataatttcaaactaAACCCAATAATAAGAAAGAAtattaatagtaaaaaaaagtaaaatccatTCCAATATGGGTCAATGTGAAATCCTCTCTATACAAGCGCTTTATTTTTTACccaatgaatatattttttacaactttaattgaaaaaactaagatttttcttttttttatgttaggaaattttaaatgtgttattcATAATATAGAATAACCTTCTATATTATGCAACTCAGGAGCAATGCTGAAAGCATGCACTTTATTCCCAGAAATTTGTAACCTTTGCAGATTTCTGCAGCTTGGATACACAGATGTCAAATCTAACAGCAAACTTTGTAAATCCAAATCTTTTCTCACCTGATCGACAGCATTGCGAAATAAGTGATCCACCATCATCCAGAGTTCTTTAGGAATGTCAAGAGGCTTTTCATCGGTTGCTGTATCATCGTTTGGAGACTTTTCTGCCTGatgttcagaagaaaaagacacgTTTGTtcgaaactttaaaaaaagagatgacaagaaatgaaagaagatATTTCAAAAGTTGCTGACCAGCTCAAGAAGGGTCTCTTTCGGCATGTCTTGAATTGGTTCTTTCATGTGGCACAGTGAATAGATCGAAGTACCGTAGCAGCTTGGCAAATAGTTCCCTGTTACGGAGATGAAGTAGTCCTTGCCTCGCTCCAAATGAAGTACCAGAATATCTTCAATCTCCTGCTTGCCGCAGTTTAGATCTGGTGCCGTTGTGCGGTTTACAAAGACCTCCAGGTCAATATCCATAGAAGCACCTAGAAAATAAGAGATGTATATACAACATTAGGAGATTTGTGGCAGCAGCCATGATGCAACGTTTGAGGATCCAAGTTAAGTTTCAATGTTCAGGATCCTCACCTTGTGCAATGAAGCCTTTGGATGGGTTGGCTGTGAGCCAGGGCTTGGAGTACGTGGATTCATTCGGCTTCTGGATGAATTCAAACTGACATGGGACCTGCCCATCATTGAAAAGGTTCAGGGTCTCAGCGTGGTGTTGCATGAACTTCACGTCCTTGAAGTGgaactgaaggaaaacaaaatcagagtcaAAATATAACATCGTTCTATGTTGTTTACACAAAGtgtgttaaaacaaaaagtatatttaactctgaaaatgtatacaaataaaccaatttctaTTGAACTACAAATTACAGGATAGGAAATTTTACCTCCCGCTTGGACAAGCTTAAAGACGGAATACATTCATTCTCCATTTTGTCTATATTGCGCACAATCTCTTCAAAGGTCTTCTTATAAGCTTCAGGATTTATTCTCTTGATCTGATGAAGGGAAGGGAGTCAAAGAAGaagttaaaaaagttaaatgtgtGGGATAGTAGCATTAAAGGGCAGCcttagtaattaaaaaaatattaaagattaaagagaataATAAGCGATCCAAGCATGTCAGTacttgtgaaacttttattacATGACTCTCCCTAAAATGTAATTGTAATAACTGCATTTGTGCGTCATAGGATTTATGAACTGCTGCCTCTTAACCTTAACTTTCTTTGGTACTTTTCAGCTGAgtcatgtctttttttaatatatctaTTTCTCATCTTCAGAAAGAAGCTAAATTCAAACATAAGAGTTTGAAGGACAAGGCAAAATCTTAAAGTAATTTTACATATCTAACATGCCTGTCAAATATTGAGGTTAGTGCATCTTGTCCAAACCAAAGACAATGAATTAAACATGAGATTTGTTAGAAGACTGAAGCATTTACCCCGATGACGAGCAAAGAGCTGACAGGTTTGTGGTCACTGGTCCTTACATCCATATGGCTCTTGTAATGCTTCTGCTGAATGTTCTTGCCTTTCCACAAGATACGGTCACACCATGCAGGGATGCGGCATTTTTCACTGAAATCagaggaataaaacggacaaTATTTGCAAATTGGTCTATCTTATTACTTGTggtaaaacacagaaatcaggaatttcattttacaatttattattgttaaataagCACTGAAATGTTAGTGTTACTTAGTGTTAGTGATACTTAGTGATGCCTAGTCATCAAGGcatatttatagatattttttataaacagtGTAATCCAGGAGGTCAAATGAATATAACAAGGACATCAGAGCAAATTGGACTTTACCGGATTTCTGATGAAATAATAATGCTGAATAAACAATGGATCAACAAGTGGATCTCTTTTTGTGAACACTCAAAACCACATGGAGATGCTGCATACACTAGGATGATGTAAGAAGCCTCTAAAGACTAAAACATTCAAAGAATCAAATGAAATGTATGCGAGACATGTTTCCAGGATAAATTGAATAGTTTGTGTTCTACTAATCTCTCTGCAAGTCTTCAATCTTTTATTACAAACAGTGTGGATCTATTAAAAATATAgattcataaagaaaaaagcagTTAGAAATACCTTGTATCCCATTTATCGGAGCCGGTGTCGTATTTGTAGGTGGGCTGGAAATCAATTTCTCCTTCCTTAAAGCCGACAAACACAGCCTCCACATCGATCTGCCTCTTGAGCTGAGGGTCACATGAAGCAAATGAATATCTCCACTCATAAACACAAATGATAAGTCAGGAACATTAAGATAATAGATTGTCAGTAATTACCTGATCGTAAGAGTGAAGCGTCTCAAAATCATTCTTGGTGATTAGATCTTTCACACTGTCGACGTCCAGGTCACTGATTCTGTAGTTGAGGTCCCCGATCCACAAAACAACACTGATCCAAGAAGCACAGACGTATTTATAACAGAGACATGATCGCACATCAGACTATCATTCCATATTCATAATGATAAACCTGTTTGATGCACCAAAATTCTAATTACAGTGTAACAATGTAGAATCATAAAGGAAGTACACACTTGTGCTTCAAGATGGTGAGTGGAGGCTCTGTAGGATCGAGCTGCCGAAACTGGAGACGACTACAAATGTCCTTGAAGTCCTGATTACGTCTTTCGTACTCTTCAACATGCGCAGCAAGGTGAGAGTTGACTACGCAGATATCAGAGTTGTGGAAGCGAAAACGGATCGAAACAGCCCCTTTGTTTCCCTGTGAAGGATAAAAGATTAATACAAAGAAAGAGAATTTGGCagtctaaaataaaatgacaaaatctttTTGATGAGAATGATCTGAACTACTGCCTCATTTAACATGTTAACTACATTATTTGTAGTGATTAGAAGAGTATTTGGCTGCATTTCCTCATTCTTCAGTTTGGTCACACTTATTTTGATGACATCACATGAAATTGCTTTCAACAGGAAATTTAGTTCCTTAA includes the following:
- the inpp5b gene encoding type II inositol 1,4,5-trisphosphate 5-phosphatase isoform X2, whose amino-acid sequence is MSGMTRDSEKVSDKKGSLEKVKSSNSISQKSKGNSSQDNQSISSREERDDLVRSSSHTASNKAQILAMPQFGLRDNLIRCELLKSEDSYTYLENFRFFLGTYNVNGQTPKESLRPWLSCTPDPPDIYCLGFQELDLSKEAFFFSDTPKELEWMKAVFEALHEEADYALVKLIRLVGIMLIFYVKKEHAEFISDVEAETVGTGIMGRMGNKGAVSIRFRFHNSDICVVNSHLAAHVEEYERRNQDFKDICSRLQFRQLDPTEPPLTILKHNVVLWIGDLNYRISDLDVDSVKDLITKNDFETLHSYDQLKRQIDVEAVFVGFKEGEIDFQPTYKYDTGSDKWDTSEKCRIPAWCDRILWKGKNIQQKHYKSHMDVRTSDHKPVSSLLVIGIKRINPEAYKKTFEEIVRNIDKMENECIPSLSLSKREFHFKDVKFMQHHAETLNLFNDGQVPCQFEFIQKPNESTYSKPWLTANPSKGFIAQGASMDIDLEVFVNRTTAPDLNCGKQEIEDILVLHLERGKDYFISVTGNYLPSCYGTSIYSLCHMKEPIQDMPKETLLELAEKSPNDDTATDEKPLDIPKELWMMVDHLFRNAVDQEDLFQQPGLRTEFAEIRDCLDSGMPDSLPGSNHSVAEALLLFLDALPEPVVPFPFYQQCLECSSSAGQCEKVISMLPQFHKNVFNYLAAFLRELLKNSANNRLEVAILATIFASLLLRSPTKQDFAEKRKTQEFFQHFLT
- the inpp5b gene encoding type II inositol 1,4,5-trisphosphate 5-phosphatase isoform X3; translation: MLTNKKVSDKKGSLEKVKSSNSISQKSKGNSSQDNQSISSREERDDLVRSSSHTASNKAQILAMPQFGLRDNLIRCELLKSEDSYTYLENFRFFLGTYNVNGQTPKESLRPWLSCTPDPPDIYCLGFQELDLSKEAFFFSDTPKELEWMKAVFEALHEEADYALVKLIRLVGIMLIFYVKKEHAEFISDVEAETVGTGIMGRMGNKGAVSIRFRFHNSDICVVNSHLAAHVEEYERRNQDFKDICSRLQFRQLDPTEPPLTILKHNVVLWIGDLNYRISDLDVDSVKDLITKNDFETLHSYDQLKRQIDVEAVFVGFKEGEIDFQPTYKYDTGSDKWDTSEKCRIPAWCDRILWKGKNIQQKHYKSHMDVRTSDHKPVSSLLVIGIKRINPEAYKKTFEEIVRNIDKMENECIPSLSLSKREFHFKDVKFMQHHAETLNLFNDGQVPCQFEFIQKPNESTYSKPWLTANPSKGFIAQGASMDIDLEVFVNRTTAPDLNCGKQEIEDILVLHLERGKDYFISVTGNYLPSCYGTSIYSLCHMKEPIQDMPKETLLELAEKSPNDDTATDEKPLDIPKELWMMVDHLFRNAVDQEDLFQQPGLRTEFAEIRDCLDSGMPDSLPGSNHSVAEALLLFLDALPEPVVPFPFYQQCLECSSSAGQCEKVISMLPQFHKNVFNYLAAFLRELLKNSANNRLEVAILATIFASLLLRSPTKQDFAEKRKTQEFFQHFLT
- the inpp5b gene encoding type II inositol 1,4,5-trisphosphate 5-phosphatase isoform X1, with the protein product MDQSVAIQETLGKEENCIVAAQCDILLEDCSESRLLGLVECAKEHAIFIYIHRRMAITADDVSLEDIIPITLDFAVVEVSSPEQLVVVGADTRVRMSYKNEKLELRLPFGSHSRLFLCEVNKAWSDVCRLPTQVPKFEWTKKYKKSIKRQEAAKQAIAPLEVLSTKNNQHQKIEKVSDKKGSLEKVKSSNSISQKSKGNSSQDNQSISSREERDDLVRSSSHTASNKAQILAMPQFGLRDNLIRCELLKSEDSYTYLENFRFFLGTYNVNGQTPKESLRPWLSCTPDPPDIYCLGFQELDLSKEAFFFSDTPKELEWMKAVFEALHEEADYALVKLIRLVGIMLIFYVKKEHAEFISDVEAETVGTGIMGRMGNKGAVSIRFRFHNSDICVVNSHLAAHVEEYERRNQDFKDICSRLQFRQLDPTEPPLTILKHNVVLWIGDLNYRISDLDVDSVKDLITKNDFETLHSYDQLKRQIDVEAVFVGFKEGEIDFQPTYKYDTGSDKWDTSEKCRIPAWCDRILWKGKNIQQKHYKSHMDVRTSDHKPVSSLLVIGIKRINPEAYKKTFEEIVRNIDKMENECIPSLSLSKREFHFKDVKFMQHHAETLNLFNDGQVPCQFEFIQKPNESTYSKPWLTANPSKGFIAQGASMDIDLEVFVNRTTAPDLNCGKQEIEDILVLHLERGKDYFISVTGNYLPSCYGTSIYSLCHMKEPIQDMPKETLLELAEKSPNDDTATDEKPLDIPKELWMMVDHLFRNAVDQEDLFQQPGLRTEFAEIRDCLDSGMPDSLPGSNHSVAEALLLFLDALPEPVVPFPFYQQCLECSSSAGQCEKVISMLPQFHKNVFNYLAAFLRELLKNSANNRLEVAILATIFASLLLRSPTKQDFAEKRKTQEFFQHFLT